Proteins encoded within one genomic window of Clupea harengus chromosome 10, Ch_v2.0.2, whole genome shotgun sequence:
- the ccn1 gene encoding CCN family member 1 has translation MFVLSVALILIGTLNVVLSACPSEYECPLELPKCAPGVSLVSDGCGYCKVCARQLNEDCSKSEPCDHTKGLECNFGASFGASRGICRAKSEGRPCEYNSRIYQNGESFQPNCKHQCTCIDGAVGCIPLCPQELSLPNLGCANPRLVKVPGQCCEEWVCDDDKEMNPVDKLFGKDTTTDESESDLTNRNELITIFKGGLKSLPAFSPPAQTHLFETQKCITQTTAWSLCSKTCGTGMSTRVTNDNSECKLVKESRICEVRPCTQSPYSSLKKGKKCNRTKKSTQAVKFTYAGCSSLKKYRPKYCGSCVDGRCCSPQQTRTIRVKFRCEDGETFNKNVMMIETCKCTFNCPHSNEASYPFYRLFNDIHKFRD, from the exons ATGTTCGTATTATCTGTTGCGTTGATCCTCATTGGGACCCTCAACGTG GTCCTCTCAGCCTGTCCATCGGAATACGAATGCCCGCTGGAGTTGCCAAAGTGCGCACCAGGAGTCAGCCTCGTCTCAGACGGCTGCGGATACTGCAAAGTCTGCGCGAGACAGCTCAACGAAGACTGCAGCAAGTCGGAGCCATGCGACCACACCAAGGGACTCGAGTGCAACTTCGGGGCCAGCTTCGGGGCATCCAGAGGCATCTGCCGAG CAAAGTCTGAGGGAAGACCCTGTGAGTACAACAGCAGGATTTACCAAAATGGCGAAAGCTTTCAACCCAACTGCAAGCACCAATGCACATGCATCGATGGCGCAGTGGGCTGCATCCCGCTGTGCCCACAGGAGCTGTCCCTGCCCAACCTGGGATGTGCCAACCCCAGGCTGGTGAAGGTGCCAGGTCAATGCTGTGAAGAGTGGGTCTGCGATGATGACAAAGAGATGAATCCAGTGGACAAGCTCTTTGGCAAAGACACCACGACAGATGAGTCCGAGAGTGACCTCACCAACAGGAATGAACTCATCACCATCTTCAAGGGTGGACTCAAATCCCTTCCTG CATTCAGcccacctgctcagacacacctGTTTGAAACCCAGAAGTGCATCACCCAGACCACAGCTTGGTCGCTGTGCTCCAAGACCTGTGGGACTGGCATGTCAACCAGAGTGACCAATGACAACAGTGAATGCAAGCTAGTCAAGGAGAGCCGCATCTGCGAAGTTCGCCCGTGCACCCAGTCTCCGTACTCCAGTCTTAAG AAAGGGAAGAAGTGCAACAGAACAAAGAAGTCCACCCAAGCAGTGAAGTTCACCTACGCCGGCTGTTCCAGCCTCAAGAAGTACCGACCCAAGTACTGCGGATCCTGCGTGGACGGCCGGTGCTGCAGCCCCCAGCAGACCCGCACCATCCGGGTCAAGTTCCGCTGCGAGGACGGCGAGACCTTCAACAAGAACGTCATGATGATCGAGACCTGCAAGTGCACCTTCAACTGTCCCCATTCCAACGAGGCGTCCTACCCTTTCTACAGACTCTTCAACGACATCCACAAGTTCAGAGACTAA